Proteins from a single region of Aquipuribacter hungaricus:
- a CDS encoding sensor histidine kinase, translated as MRRPWGLRRRLLLALVVVTAVVTLAVGTASVAVLRSFLVGRLDDQLTSAVQRSSEGRDGPGGRPGAGPRGGVDGGPPFLLVPGQAAGTLGAEVDGGTVLRAAVLDAGGTPEPVPPEAYPALTGVRAGDDPRSVDVAGLGSYRVVAVGTPDGAVLVTGLPLEQVTSTTTRLAVVLLTATAAGCAVVLLAGGPVVRRAMRPLAEVTTTAARVRALDLSGGDGAVPDRVPARVARTPDEVGEVAAALNLMLDHVEDALLERHRSETRVRQFVADASHELRTPLASVRGYAELARRGPGPLTPDLAHALGRVEAEAGRMGDLVDDLLLLARLDAGRPVERQPVDLVPVVVTALADAHAAGPDHRWHLDLASEEPVVVVGDEARLRQVVTNLLANARVHTPPGTTVTLSLGRDPDASPGAGGEVLLRVADDGPGIPEDLRGSVFERFARGDGSRSRAAGSTGLGLSIVQAVVQAHGGRVACPPSPTGAVVEVRLPAAPS; from the coding sequence GTGAGGCGGCCCTGGGGCCTGCGCCGCCGGCTGCTGCTCGCGCTCGTCGTCGTCACCGCGGTGGTGACGCTCGCGGTCGGGACCGCGAGCGTCGCGGTGCTCCGCTCGTTCCTCGTCGGCCGGCTCGACGACCAGCTGACCTCGGCCGTGCAGCGCTCCAGCGAGGGACGCGACGGCCCGGGCGGCCGTCCGGGGGCGGGCCCCCGCGGCGGCGTCGACGGCGGGCCGCCCTTCCTCCTCGTGCCCGGGCAGGCGGCAGGGACCCTGGGGGCGGAGGTCGACGGCGGCACGGTGCTCCGGGCCGCCGTCCTCGACGCGGGCGGCACCCCTGAGCCCGTGCCCCCGGAGGCCTACCCGGCGCTCACCGGCGTCCGCGCCGGCGACGACCCGCGCAGCGTCGACGTGGCCGGGCTCGGGTCGTACCGGGTGGTCGCCGTCGGCACCCCGGACGGCGCCGTGCTCGTCACGGGGCTGCCGCTGGAGCAGGTGACCAGCACCACCACGCGGCTGGCGGTCGTCCTCCTCACGGCCACCGCGGCCGGCTGCGCCGTGGTCCTCCTCGCGGGCGGGCCGGTGGTGCGCCGCGCGATGCGCCCCCTCGCGGAGGTGACGACGACCGCGGCGCGGGTCCGCGCCCTCGACCTGTCGGGCGGGGACGGCGCCGTGCCCGACCGCGTGCCCGCGCGCGTCGCCCGCACCCCCGACGAGGTGGGCGAGGTCGCCGCCGCGCTCAACCTCATGCTCGACCACGTGGAGGACGCGCTGCTCGAGCGGCACCGCAGCGAGACCCGGGTCCGGCAGTTCGTCGCCGACGCCAGCCACGAGCTGCGCACCCCGCTGGCGTCCGTCCGCGGCTACGCCGAGCTCGCCCGCCGCGGGCCCGGGCCGCTGACGCCGGACCTCGCGCACGCGCTGGGACGGGTGGAGGCGGAGGCCGGGCGGATGGGCGACCTCGTCGACGACCTGCTGCTGCTCGCGCGCCTGGACGCGGGACGGCCGGTCGAGCGGCAGCCGGTCGACCTGGTGCCCGTCGTGGTGACCGCGCTGGCCGACGCCCACGCGGCCGGGCCGGACCACCGCTGGCACCTCGACCTGGCCTCCGAGGAGCCCGTCGTGGTGGTCGGCGACGAGGCCCGGCTCCGGCAGGTGGTGACCAACCTGCTCGCCAACGCGCGGGTGCACACCCCGCCCGGCACGACCGTCACGCTGTCGCTCGGCCGAGACCCGGACGCGTCACCGGGGGCCGGGGGCGAGGTCCTGCTGCGCGTCGCCGACGACGGCCCCGGGATCCCCGAGGACCTGCGGGGCTCGGTGTTCGAGCGGTTCGCCCGCGGCGACGGCAGCCGGTCCCGGGCGGCGGGCAGCACGGGTCTGGGGCTGTCCATCGTGCAGGCCGTGGTCCAGGCGCACGGCGGCCGGGTCGCCTGCCCACCGTCGCCCACCGGGGCCGTCGTGGAGGTGCGGCTGCCGGCCGCGCCCTCCTGA
- a CDS encoding LacI family DNA-binding transcriptional regulator — translation MVSSGGRVPATLESVAAAAGVSRATASRVLTGSPRVSEAARDKVLAAASSLAYVPNAAARSLVTRRSDTVAFVVCEPEEKFFSDPFFATVLKGAHRIVAAHSLQLVFVVVATDEDRDQLERFAAGGHLDAAMFVSLHGSEDMPARLDALGLPVVMAGRSLDPGAAGLPVVDVDNAQGAGVATRRLVERGCRRIGTISGPTDMAGSMDRLDGWREAMAAAGRTPHEDDVVTGDYTVEGGHEAMVTLLDRGPEVDGVFCANDLMAAGALRAIADRGLSVPDDVAVVGFDDIPVALATQPPLTTVHQPIEELGRRMAQSLVTSLVAGEPAPQHVRLHTHLVVRGSA, via the coding sequence ATGGTCTCCTCAGGTGGTCGCGTCCCCGCGACGCTGGAGTCGGTCGCCGCCGCGGCAGGGGTGTCCCGCGCGACGGCCAGCCGGGTGCTCACCGGCTCTCCCCGGGTGAGCGAGGCCGCGCGCGACAAGGTGCTCGCCGCCGCCAGCAGCCTGGCCTACGTCCCCAACGCCGCGGCCCGCAGCCTGGTCACCAGGCGCAGCGACACCGTGGCCTTCGTCGTCTGCGAGCCCGAGGAGAAGTTCTTCTCCGACCCGTTCTTCGCCACCGTGCTCAAGGGCGCGCACCGGATCGTCGCCGCGCACAGCCTGCAGCTCGTCTTCGTCGTGGTCGCCACCGACGAGGACCGCGACCAGCTCGAGCGGTTCGCCGCGGGCGGCCACCTGGACGCGGCCATGTTCGTCTCGCTCCATGGCAGCGAGGACATGCCCGCCCGCCTGGACGCCCTCGGCCTGCCCGTCGTCATGGCCGGCCGCTCGCTCGACCCCGGCGCCGCCGGGCTGCCGGTCGTCGACGTCGACAACGCGCAGGGGGCCGGCGTCGCCACCCGCCGGCTCGTGGAGCGGGGCTGCCGGCGGATCGGGACGATCAGCGGGCCGACGGACATGGCGGGCTCGATGGACCGCCTCGACGGCTGGCGGGAGGCCATGGCCGCCGCGGGCCGCACCCCGCACGAGGACGACGTCGTCACCGGCGACTACACCGTCGAGGGCGGGCACGAGGCGATGGTCACCCTGCTCGACCGGGGTCCGGAGGTGGACGGCGTGTTCTGCGCCAACGACCTCATGGCGGCCGGGGCGCTGCGGGCGATCGCCGACCGCGGGCTGTCGGTGCCCGACGACGTCGCCGTCGTCGGCTTCGACGACATCCCGGTCGCGCTGGCGACGCAGCCGCCGCTGACGACGGTGCACCAGCCCATCGAGGAGCTCGGCCGCCGGATGGCGCAGTCCCTGGTCACCTCGCTGGTGGCCGGGGAGCCGGCGCCCCAGCACGTGCGGCTGCACACCCACCTGGTGGTGCGCGGCTCCGCCTGA
- a CDS encoding ABC transporter substrate-binding protein, translating to MMTSRARTAIAVMAAGALVALAGCGGEEATAAEGGADGGSSAGGESVELTVSLFGTFGMEEAGLFDQYEEENPGVTISYETTQGEDTYWPALLTKLNAGSGASDIQGIEVARIRTATTELADKWVDLTQTEAADQLGEYAQFKQDAATTEDGAVVGLGTDIGPTGICYRTDLLEEAGLPTDPDELAAQMGSWEDYLALGEQYKASAPEGSAWTDSAGGLYNAIISTESEIYYDEAGELVYDSNPAVKAAFDLSAQAAADDLTAKFAQFEDPEWNPGFGNGAFATIACPSWMLGYIKGQAGDEGSGKWGVTSLPGGAAGNWGGAYLGVPASSENQEEAVKLAMWLTAPEQQEKVFAAGGNFPSNTTAIDAVADTTDEYFSDAPIGQIFGDIAKNAPTQILGPDDGVLKNEITNALLTIEVNDVDPETAWTSAQRAIDNQLG from the coding sequence ATGATGACGAGTCGAGCACGGACGGCCATCGCGGTGATGGCGGCAGGAGCGCTCGTGGCGCTCGCAGGCTGCGGCGGCGAGGAGGCCACGGCGGCCGAGGGCGGCGCGGACGGCGGCAGCAGCGCCGGCGGCGAGTCCGTCGAGCTGACGGTCAGCCTCTTCGGCACCTTCGGCATGGAGGAGGCGGGCCTCTTCGACCAGTACGAGGAGGAGAACCCCGGCGTCACCATCAGCTACGAGACGACGCAGGGCGAGGACACCTACTGGCCCGCGCTGCTCACCAAGCTCAACGCCGGCAGCGGCGCCTCCGACATCCAGGGCATCGAGGTCGCCCGCATCCGCACCGCGACCACGGAGCTCGCCGACAAGTGGGTCGACCTCACGCAGACCGAGGCCGCCGACCAGCTGGGCGAGTACGCGCAGTTCAAGCAGGACGCCGCCACCACCGAGGACGGCGCGGTCGTCGGCCTCGGCACCGACATCGGCCCCACCGGCATCTGCTACCGCACGGACCTGCTCGAGGAGGCAGGCCTGCCGACCGACCCCGACGAGCTCGCCGCCCAGATGGGCTCGTGGGAGGACTACCTGGCCCTGGGCGAGCAGTACAAGGCGTCCGCCCCCGAGGGCAGCGCCTGGACGGACTCCGCGGGCGGGCTCTACAACGCGATCATCTCCACCGAGTCGGAGATCTACTACGACGAGGCGGGCGAGCTCGTCTACGACTCGAACCCGGCCGTCAAGGCGGCGTTCGACCTGTCGGCGCAGGCCGCGGCGGACGACCTCACCGCCAAGTTCGCCCAGTTCGAGGACCCCGAGTGGAACCCCGGCTTCGGCAACGGCGCCTTCGCGACCATCGCCTGCCCGTCCTGGATGCTCGGCTACATCAAGGGCCAGGCCGGTGACGAGGGCAGCGGCAAGTGGGGCGTGACCTCGCTCCCCGGCGGCGCGGCCGGCAACTGGGGTGGCGCGTACCTCGGCGTCCCCGCCAGCTCCGAGAACCAGGAGGAGGCCGTCAAGCTCGCGATGTGGCTGACCGCCCCCGAGCAGCAGGAGAAGGTGTTCGCCGCCGGCGGCAACTTCCCGTCCAACACCACGGCCATCGACGCGGTCGCCGACACCACGGACGAGTACTTCAGCGACGCGCCGATCGGCCAGATCTTCGGTGACATCGCCAAGAACGCCCCGACCCAGATCCTCGGGCCGGACGACGGCGTGCTCAAGAACGAGATCACCAACGCGCTGCTGACCATCGAGGTCAACGACGTGGACCCGGAGACCGCCTGGACCTCGGCGCAGCGGGCCATCGACAACCAGCTCGGCTGA
- a CDS encoding carbohydrate ABC transporter permease, producing MAVDTPPRASRTDVAVGHAPRSEPPLGLRSRLFRLEAKAAPYLYISPFFLLFVAFGLFPLVWTAWISLNDFKLGTPMVFVGLENYRWLFASPEFYNSLWRTITIGILSTVPQLMLALGLAHLLNYQMVVRNFFRISMLMPYATSVAASTLVFAQLFGRDNGFFNWVLSWVGIDAVDWRNGDLTAQIAIAVIVTWRWTGYNALIYLAGMQSISQDLYEAAALDGASKWQQFRHVTLPGLRPTILFTVVVSTIGATQLFGEPLLFGNGQANGGALGQYQTLGLFMYQQGWDYFELGRAATIAWVTFVLVVGLVLLNTGIARWRTRDRKAVR from the coding sequence ATGGCTGTCGACACACCACCCCGGGCGAGCAGGACCGACGTCGCCGTCGGTCACGCGCCCCGGTCCGAACCGCCCCTGGGACTGCGCAGCAGGCTCTTCCGCCTCGAGGCGAAGGCCGCGCCCTACCTCTACATCTCCCCGTTCTTCCTGCTCTTCGTCGCCTTCGGGCTGTTCCCGCTGGTCTGGACCGCGTGGATCAGCCTCAACGACTTCAAGCTCGGCACGCCGATGGTGTTCGTCGGCCTGGAGAACTACCGGTGGCTCTTCGCCAGCCCCGAGTTCTACAACTCGCTGTGGCGCACGATCACCATCGGCATCCTGTCCACGGTCCCGCAGCTCATGCTCGCGCTGGGCCTGGCGCACCTGCTCAACTACCAGATGGTGGTCCGGAACTTCTTCCGGATCTCCATGCTCATGCCCTACGCCACCTCGGTCGCCGCCTCCACGCTGGTGTTCGCCCAGCTCTTCGGCCGCGACAACGGGTTCTTCAACTGGGTGCTGTCCTGGGTCGGCATCGACGCCGTCGACTGGCGCAACGGGGACCTGACCGCGCAGATCGCCATCGCCGTCATCGTCACCTGGCGCTGGACCGGCTACAACGCCCTCATCTACCTGGCCGGGATGCAGTCCATCTCGCAGGACCTGTACGAGGCGGCAGCGCTGGACGGCGCGAGCAAGTGGCAGCAGTTCCGCCACGTCACGCTGCCGGGCCTGCGCCCGACCATCCTCTTCACCGTCGTCGTCTCCACGATCGGCGCCACCCAGCTGTTCGGCGAGCCGCTGCTGTTCGGCAACGGCCAGGCCAACGGCGGCGCCCTGGGCCAGTACCAGACCCTCGGCCTCTTCATGTACCAGCAGGGCTGGGACTACTTCGAGCTCGGCCGCGCGGCCACCATCGCGTGGGTCACGTTCGTCCTCGTGGTCGGTCTCGTCCTGCTCAACACCGGGATCGCCCGCTGGCGCACCCGCGACCGGAAGGCCGTCCGATGA
- a CDS encoding carbohydrate ABC transporter permease gives MTTMTVRDAAAVSPLTPRPRRRRRRGGDHAGPVAYVLLVVTSFLFLAPFYYMIVAASRPMSEMNQFPPPLTPGGGLWRNILSAWDAQPLGLAIWNSLLVSSIITVATVLFCTLSGYAFAKQQFAGKKALFAVTVGTMMIPPTLGIVPLYQVMAALDLTGKLSAVVLPSLVTAFGVFFMRQYLIQTLPDELIEAARVDGATSLRTVWSIVLPIARPGMAVLAMLTFMAAWNDFFWPVIALVSSNPTVQVALKNLGSGYVPDQAIIMAGTLVGTLPVVVVFVLLGRQIVSGIMAGAVKG, from the coding sequence ATGACCACCATGACCGTCCGCGACGCGGCGGCGGTGAGCCCGCTCACGCCGCGGCCCCGCCGGCGCCGGCGCCGGGGCGGCGACCACGCCGGGCCCGTCGCCTACGTGCTGCTCGTCGTCACGTCGTTCCTGTTCCTCGCGCCCTTCTACTACATGATCGTCGCGGCGAGCCGGCCGATGTCGGAGATGAACCAGTTCCCGCCGCCGCTCACGCCCGGCGGCGGGCTGTGGCGCAACATCCTCAGCGCCTGGGACGCCCAGCCCCTCGGCCTGGCGATCTGGAACTCGCTGCTGGTCTCCAGCATCATCACCGTGGCCACCGTGCTGTTCTGCACGCTGTCGGGCTACGCCTTCGCCAAGCAGCAGTTCGCCGGCAAGAAGGCGCTGTTCGCCGTCACGGTCGGCACGATGATGATCCCGCCGACGCTGGGCATCGTCCCGCTCTACCAGGTGATGGCCGCGCTCGACCTCACCGGCAAGCTGTCGGCCGTCGTCCTGCCGTCGCTCGTCACCGCCTTCGGCGTGTTCTTCATGCGCCAGTACCTCATCCAGACCCTGCCGGACGAGCTCATCGAGGCCGCCCGGGTCGACGGGGCGACGTCGCTGCGGACGGTGTGGAGCATCGTGCTCCCCATCGCCCGGCCGGGCATGGCCGTGCTGGCGATGCTCACGTTCATGGCGGCGTGGAACGACTTCTTCTGGCCGGTCATCGCGCTGGTCTCCTCCAACCCCACCGTCCAGGTGGCCCTCAAGAACCTCGGGAGCGGGTACGTGCCAGACCAGGCCATCATCATGGCGGGGACCCTCGTGGGGACCCTGCCCGTCGTCGTCGTGTTCGTCCTGCTCGGCCGCCAGATCGTCAGCGGCATCATGGCCGGGGCGGTGAAGGGGTGA
- a CDS encoding GH1 family beta-glucosidase translates to MTAVEARPVVPVAPAAEPADDGLRFPPGFVWGAATAAYQIEGAHDEDGRTPSVWDTFSRTPGKVFEGHTGDVADDHYHRYVEDVALMRRLGLGSYRFSIAWPRITPQVTPDALGPVNAAGLAFYDRLVDELLAAGITPAATLYHWDLPQALEDGGGWTDRRTAERFGEYAGVVAQHLGDRLSTVITLNEPWCSAYLGYGSGVHAPGRTEPASALAAVHHLNLAHGLGTLAVREHAPDLPVAITLNLAWVRPEDPSSAADVDAARRVDGLQNRVFLDPVLHGRYPADVLEDTAGVTDWSFVHDGDLATVHQPLDALGLNYYSPTVVRAWDGVGERAEADGHGSSAHSPWVGSADRLEFPEQPGPLTAMGWPVDADGLRELLLRLHEEAPGIPLHVTENGAAYPDVMTADGAVHDDDRIGYVDGHLRAVHRAIEDGADVRGYYLWSLLDNFEWGYGFSKRFGIVHVDYETQERTPKDSAHWYAGVIGRNGLPGA, encoded by the coding sequence GTGACCGCCGTCGAGGCACGGCCCGTCGTCCCGGTCGCCCCCGCCGCGGAACCGGCCGACGACGGCCTGCGCTTCCCGCCCGGCTTCGTCTGGGGGGCGGCCACCGCCGCCTACCAGATCGAGGGCGCGCACGACGAGGACGGGCGCACCCCGTCGGTGTGGGACACGTTCTCCCGCACCCCCGGCAAGGTCTTCGAGGGCCACACCGGTGACGTCGCCGACGACCACTACCACCGCTACGTCGAGGACGTCGCGCTCATGCGCCGGCTCGGCCTGGGCTCGTACCGCTTCTCGATCGCCTGGCCCCGGATCACCCCGCAGGTGACGCCGGACGCGCTCGGCCCGGTCAACGCGGCCGGCCTCGCCTTCTACGACCGGCTCGTCGACGAGCTGCTCGCCGCCGGGATCACCCCCGCGGCGACGCTCTACCACTGGGACCTGCCGCAGGCCCTCGAGGACGGCGGCGGCTGGACCGACCGGCGCACCGCCGAGCGGTTCGGGGAGTACGCCGGGGTCGTGGCCCAGCACCTGGGCGACCGGCTGAGCACCGTCATCACCCTCAACGAGCCGTGGTGCTCGGCGTACCTCGGCTACGGCAGCGGGGTCCACGCCCCCGGGCGCACCGAGCCCGCGTCCGCGCTGGCCGCGGTGCACCACCTCAACCTCGCCCACGGCCTCGGCACGCTCGCCGTCCGCGAGCACGCACCGGACCTGCCGGTCGCCATCACGCTCAACCTCGCGTGGGTGCGCCCGGAGGACCCGTCCAGCGCCGCCGACGTCGACGCGGCCCGCCGGGTGGACGGCCTGCAGAACCGGGTGTTCCTCGACCCGGTCCTGCACGGGCGCTACCCGGCCGACGTCCTGGAGGACACCGCCGGCGTCACCGACTGGTCGTTCGTGCACGACGGCGACCTGGCCACCGTGCACCAGCCGCTGGACGCCCTCGGCCTCAACTACTACTCCCCCACGGTCGTCCGGGCCTGGGACGGGGTCGGCGAGCGCGCCGAGGCCGACGGGCACGGCAGCAGCGCCCACAGCCCGTGGGTCGGCAGCGCGGACCGGCTCGAGTTCCCCGAGCAGCCCGGCCCGCTGACCGCGATGGGCTGGCCGGTGGACGCCGACGGCCTGCGCGAGCTGCTGCTGCGGCTGCACGAGGAGGCGCCGGGCATCCCGCTGCACGTCACCGAGAACGGCGCCGCGTACCCCGACGTCATGACCGCCGACGGCGCGGTCCACGACGACGACCGGATCGGGTACGTCGACGGGCACCTGCGCGCGGTGCACCGGGCGATCGAGGACGGCGCCGACGTGCGCGGGTACTACCTGTGGTCCCTGCTGGACAACTTCGAGTGGGGCTACGGCTTCTCCAAGCGGTTCGGCATCGTCCACGTCGACTACGAGACCCAGGAGCGCACCCCCAAGGACAGCGCCCACTGGTACGCCGGCGTGATCGGCCGCAACGGGCTCCCCGGCGCGTGA
- a CDS encoding Gfo/Idh/MocA family protein: MRPHGPDSAPPAQVRWGVVGTGPIAARVLGDLALTPGAVLAGVCSRTAAGGAAFAAAHGVGRTYTDPAALAADVDVVYVATPHAAHLDAAAAAMAAGTAVLVEKPLTATLAGARRLVEVAREHDVFCMEAMWTRFLPVTAELLDVAASGEVGRLRALHASIGSLVPPEPGGRLHDPQQGGGALLDIGVYPVWLALLLLGPVSSVAVAGEVSPGGVDVLSGLLLGHEGGAVSLLSSTLSSSAAGDAVLEGSLGAVRLEAPLWAPPALTVLHGAGVSAQPADRTVRPGRRGAGYVHMLEHVQECVLAGLTESPLHPLGTTLAVMEVLEQALDQLGVVRPDEVETAGSRA; encoded by the coding sequence GTGAGACCGCACGGTCCCGACTCCGCCCCGCCCGCCCAGGTGCGGTGGGGCGTGGTCGGCACGGGCCCCATCGCCGCGCGGGTGCTCGGCGACCTCGCCCTGACGCCCGGCGCGGTGCTCGCCGGGGTCTGCTCGCGCACCGCGGCGGGCGGTGCGGCGTTCGCCGCGGCGCACGGCGTCGGGCGGACGTACACCGACCCGGCCGCCCTGGCCGCGGACGTCGACGTGGTCTACGTCGCGACGCCGCACGCGGCGCACCTGGACGCGGCCGCCGCCGCCATGGCGGCCGGGACCGCGGTCCTCGTGGAGAAGCCGCTCACCGCCACGCTCGCGGGCGCGCGCCGGCTCGTCGAGGTCGCGCGGGAGCACGACGTCTTCTGCATGGAGGCGATGTGGACGCGCTTCCTGCCGGTCACCGCCGAGCTGCTCGACGTCGCCGCCAGCGGCGAGGTCGGCCGGCTGCGGGCGCTGCACGCCAGCATCGGCTCGCTCGTGCCGCCCGAGCCCGGCGGCCGGCTGCACGACCCGCAGCAGGGCGGCGGGGCGCTGCTCGACATCGGGGTCTACCCCGTCTGGCTGGCCCTGCTCCTGCTCGGCCCGGTCAGCTCGGTGGCCGTCGCGGGCGAGGTGTCGCCGGGCGGGGTGGACGTGCTGTCCGGGCTCCTGCTCGGCCACGAGGGCGGGGCCGTGTCCCTGCTGTCGTCGACCCTGAGCAGCAGCGCCGCCGGCGACGCCGTGCTCGAGGGCTCGCTCGGCGCCGTCCGCCTCGAGGCGCCGCTGTGGGCGCCGCCGGCCCTCACCGTGCTCCACGGGGCCGGGGTGTCCGCCCAGCCGGCCGACCGGACCGTCCGGCCCGGTCGCCGGGGGGCCGGGTACGTCCACATGCTCGAGCACGTGCAGGAATGCGTCCTGGCGGGCCTGACCGAGAGCCCGCTGCACCCGCTGGGCACCACGCTCGCGGTGATGGAGGTGCTCGAGCAGGCGCTCGACCAGCTCGGCGTCGTCCGGCCCGACGAGGTCGAGACGGCGGGCTCGCGCGCCTGA
- a CDS encoding fructosamine kinase family protein has protein sequence MCAPPLPDPADEAARGDLADPSDRSMAVLPYRLRAAGLGEVADVRPVAGGTAARAALVRLRSGQQVFAKTLDAPPGEDVFEVEAEGLAALRGAGLRTPDVLAVGRDALVLERLVPRDDDGATWEQLAHDLARLHATTSPRHGWHRDGWLGTYRQENTWEDDGHVFFARHRLLRWLPEPRLRDKLDAADRRALERLCDRLPELLPVRPASLTHGDLWAENVMATAAGLPAVIDPAVSYAWAEVDLSHLWCSPHPPAADRFFAAYAEATGLDAGWRERMPLLHLRQLLALVAMFDHDWGSTGTVRRLLAPFRDR, from the coding sequence GTGTGCGCACCGCCCCTGCCCGACCCGGCCGACGAGGCTGCCCGGGGCGACCTGGCCGACCCGTCCGACCGGTCCATGGCCGTGCTGCCCTACCGGCTGCGCGCGGCGGGCCTGGGCGAGGTCGCGGACGTCCGGCCGGTCGCCGGGGGCACGGCTGCCCGGGCGGCGCTGGTGCGGCTGCGGTCGGGGCAGCAGGTGTTCGCCAAGACGCTGGACGCACCCCCGGGCGAGGACGTCTTCGAGGTGGAGGCCGAGGGGCTGGCGGCCCTGCGCGGGGCGGGGCTGCGGACGCCGGACGTCCTGGCGGTCGGGCGGGACGCGCTCGTGCTGGAGCGCCTGGTCCCGCGGGACGACGACGGGGCGACGTGGGAGCAGCTCGCGCACGACCTGGCCCGGCTGCACGCCACGACGTCGCCGCGCCACGGCTGGCACCGCGACGGCTGGCTGGGGACCTACCGGCAGGAGAACACCTGGGAGGACGACGGCCACGTCTTCTTCGCCCGGCACCGGCTGCTGCGGTGGCTGCCCGAGCCCCGGCTGCGGGACAAGCTCGACGCCGCCGACCGCCGGGCGCTCGAGCGGCTCTGCGACCGGCTGCCGGAGCTGCTGCCCGTGCGCCCGGCGAGCCTCACCCACGGCGACCTGTGGGCGGAGAACGTCATGGCGACGGCGGCCGGGCTGCCGGCCGTCATCGACCCCGCCGTGTCGTACGCCTGGGCGGAGGTCGACCTGAGCCACCTCTGGTGCTCGCCGCACCCGCCGGCCGCCGACCGCTTCTTCGCCGCGTACGCGGAGGCCACCGGGCTCGACGCGGGCTGGCGCGAGCGGATGCCGCTGCTCCACCTGCGCCAGCTGCTCGCGCTCGTGGCCATGTTCGACCACGACTGGGGGTCCACCGGGACGGTCCGCCGGCTGCTCGCGCCGTTCCGCGACCGGTGA
- a CDS encoding VOC family protein, whose product MPIRLENVAIAVRDLEATVAFFTDLGLVVVGRDEVSGGWSDDAVGLDGNHAMIAMLRTPGGEGVLELFEYVHPTAVETGPTLPNEVGMHRVAFSVDDLDHSLQVAARHDCHPLRGVSTYGDAYRLAYVRGPSGIIVMLAQALSPG is encoded by the coding sequence ATGCCCATCAGGCTCGAGAACGTGGCCATCGCCGTCCGCGACCTCGAGGCCACGGTCGCGTTCTTCACCGACCTCGGCCTCGTCGTGGTCGGCCGCGACGAGGTGAGCGGGGGGTGGAGCGACGACGCCGTGGGCCTCGACGGCAACCACGCCATGATCGCGATGCTCCGGACCCCCGGCGGCGAGGGAGTGCTCGAGCTGTTCGAGTACGTGCACCCGACCGCGGTCGAGACCGGGCCGACCCTGCCGAACGAGGTCGGCATGCACCGGGTGGCGTTCTCCGTCGACGACCTGGACCACAGCCTGCAGGTCGCTGCCCGGCACGACTGCCACCCCCTGCGCGGGGTGTCGACCTACGGCGACGCGTACCGGCTCGCGTACGTGCGCGGCCCGAGCGGCATCATCGTCATGCTCGCCCAGGCGCTGTCCCCGGGCTGA
- a CDS encoding helix-turn-helix transcriptional regulator, translating to MDRPGLAAFLRSRREGLLPADVGLPAGARRRAAGLRREEVAQLTGMSVDYLTRLEQSRGPQPSPAMLTALARTLRLTDDERDYLFRVAGHAAPDRLVMRPHVAPALLRVLDRLQDTPALVISALGETLVANDLAVALFGDPAHRQGLARHDVYRWFTDATARRVYPEADHDRQSRALVAGLRSAHGLLGARSRAGELVVALTAASPEFVRLWEEHGVARRFEDHKVLLHPETGPLELDCQVLFTEDQLQALLVLTAAPGTPAADRLALLRVLGTQPYERAGAGGGPSGGS from the coding sequence ATGGACCGCCCCGGGCTCGCCGCCTTCCTCCGCTCCCGCCGCGAGGGGCTGCTCCCCGCGGACGTCGGCCTGCCGGCCGGCGCCCGCCGCCGGGCAGCCGGCCTGCGGAGGGAGGAGGTCGCCCAGCTCACCGGCATGTCCGTGGACTACCTGACGCGCCTGGAGCAGTCCCGGGGACCGCAGCCCAGCCCGGCGATGCTCACCGCGCTCGCCCGCACCCTGCGGCTGACCGACGACGAGCGCGACTACCTGTTCAGGGTCGCGGGCCACGCGGCGCCAGACCGGCTCGTCATGCGCCCCCACGTCGCCCCCGCCCTGCTGCGGGTGCTCGACCGGCTGCAGGACACCCCGGCCCTGGTGATCTCGGCGCTGGGGGAGACCCTGGTCGCCAACGACCTGGCCGTCGCCCTGTTCGGCGACCCGGCCCACCGGCAGGGCCTGGCCCGGCACGACGTCTACCGGTGGTTCACCGACGCGACGGCCCGGCGGGTCTACCCGGAGGCGGACCACGACCGCCAGTCGCGCGCCCTGGTGGCGGGGCTGCGCTCGGCGCACGGCCTGCTGGGCGCCCGGTCGAGGGCCGGCGAGCTCGTCGTCGCCCTGACGGCCGCCAGCCCGGAGTTCGTCCGGCTGTGGGAGGAGCACGGCGTGGCCCGGCGGTTCGAGGACCACAAGGTGCTGCTGCACCCGGAGACGGGTCCGCTCGAGCTGGACTGCCAGGTGCTCTTCACCGAGGACCAGCTGCAGGCCCTGCTCGTCCTCACCGCCGCGCCGGGCACGCCCGCCGCGGACCGGCTCGCCCTGCTGCGGGTGCTGGGCACGCAGCCCTACGAGCGCGCCGGGGCGGGGGGCGGTCCGTCCGGAGGGTCCTGA